Proteins found in one Xenopus laevis strain J_2021 chromosome 1L, Xenopus_laevis_v10.1, whole genome shotgun sequence genomic segment:
- the ppp2cb.L gene encoding protein phosphatase 2, catalytic subunit, beta isozyme L homeolog: protein MEDKTFTKELDQWIEQLNDCKQLNESQVRTLCEKAKEILTKESNVQDVRCPVTVCGDVHGQFHDLMELFRIGGKSPDTNYLFMGDYVDRGYYSVETVTLLVALKVRYPERITILRGNHESRQITQVYGFYDECLRKYGNANVWKYFTDLFDYLPLTALVDGQIFCLHGGLSPSIDTLDHIRALDRLQEVPHEGPMCDLLWSDPDDRGGWGISPRGAGYTFGQDISETFNHANGLTLVSRAHQLVMEGYNWCHDRNVVTIFSAPNYCYRCGNQAAIMELDDTLKYSFLQFDPAPRRGEPHVTRRTPDYFL from the exons ATGGAGGACAAGACGTTTACTAAAGAGCTGGACCAGTGGATCGAGCAGCTGAATGACTGCAAGCAACTCAACGAGAGCCAAGTGCGCACCCTGTGTGAAAAG gcTAAAGAAATCCTTACTAAAGAATCAAATGTGCAGGATGTGCGCTGCCCAGTCACTGTTTGTGGAGATGTCCATGGGCAATTTCATGATCTTATGGAACTCTTCAGAATTGGAGGAAAATCTCCAGACACCAACTATCTCTTTATGGGAGACTATGTGGATAGAGGATATTACTCTGTTGAAACAGTGACACTTCTTGTAGctctaaag GTTCGATATCCAGAGCGTATCACGATATTAAGGGGAAACCATGAGAGTCGACAGATCACACAAGTATATGGTTTTTATGATGAGTGCCTACGAAAGTATGGAAATGCAAATGTGTGGAAGTATTTCACAGATCTATTTGACTACCTACCATTAACTGCTTTAGTAGATGGCCAG attttctGTCTACATGGTGGGTTGTCACCATCCATAGATACACTTGATCACATTCGCGCCTTGGATCGCTTGCAGGAAGTTCCCCATGAG ggACCGATGTGCGATTTGTTATGGTCAGATCCAGATGACCGTGGTGGTTGGGGTATTTCTCCACGGGGTGCTGGCTACACATTTGGACAAGACATATCTGAAACTTTTAACCATGCTAATGGGCTTACATTGGTGTCTCGTGCTCACCAGCTTGTAATGGAG GGTTACAACTGGTGTCATGACAGAAACGTGGTTACAATTTTCAGTGCTCCTAATTATTGTTATCGTTGTGGAAACCAGGCAGCTATTATGGAACTGGATGACACCCTGAAATACTCCTT CCTTCAGTTTGACCCTGCTCCTCGTCGTGGAGAGCCGCATGTTACACGACGCACTCCTGACTATTTCCTATAA